One part of the Sorangiineae bacterium MSr11954 genome encodes these proteins:
- the nusA gene encoding transcription termination factor NusA, with protein sequence MALNQQNPAQPDLNLLQAIDMVAKDKGIDKTRLIKTVEEAILKAAQSAFGPTRELEARFNEESGQVDLFQYMTVVEDVGDDDREIAVEDAQRLGLEAELGEELGFQIFWHPSDAKKAAEQDKEFGDLLNVKQARTAFGRIAAQTAKQVLIQRVRDEERDLIFNEYKDRKGELIKGVVRRFEKGNNIIVDLGRTEGILPFREQTPRETYRPGDRIVAYVKDIDREARGPQVILSRSDPKLVEKLFEAEVPEIYEGIVRIVACAREPGARSKIAVTSRDADVDPVGACVGMKGSRVQAVVQELRGEKIDIVPYDRDPARFVCAAIQPAEVNKVIVDEADGRMELVVPDEKLSLAIGRKGQNVRLAHHLTGWRLDIISESKFKQMEEEAISALQQLDMVTEPVARSMYRLGFRALEELAEATEQELAAIPGLGGEEGAARVREAAEQTMERLRQARISAALNRTEPLSERERFLFVRGVGERTAQLLEEAGYRSVEDVNKEEEDKLAIKTGLGIKKARVIKQGAEQFLQNEWKVIDSARKEAVKVAQESKSAAAPASKASL encoded by the coding sequence ATGGCACTCAACCAGCAAAACCCTGCGCAGCCCGACTTGAACCTTCTTCAGGCCATCGACATGGTCGCGAAGGACAAAGGCATCGACAAGACCCGCCTCATCAAGACGGTGGAGGAGGCGATCCTCAAGGCCGCGCAGAGCGCTTTCGGCCCGACCCGCGAGCTCGAGGCCCGCTTCAACGAAGAGAGCGGCCAAGTCGACCTCTTTCAATACATGACGGTGGTCGAAGACGTCGGCGACGACGATCGCGAGATCGCGGTGGAGGACGCGCAGCGCCTCGGCCTCGAGGCGGAGCTCGGCGAGGAGCTCGGCTTTCAAATCTTCTGGCACCCGTCGGACGCGAAGAAGGCTGCCGAGCAGGACAAAGAGTTCGGCGATCTGCTCAATGTGAAGCAAGCCCGCACGGCGTTCGGCCGCATCGCCGCCCAGACCGCCAAGCAGGTGCTCATTCAGCGCGTGCGCGACGAAGAGCGCGATCTCATCTTCAACGAGTACAAAGACCGCAAGGGCGAGCTGATCAAAGGCGTCGTCCGCCGGTTCGAGAAGGGCAACAACATCATCGTCGACCTGGGGCGCACGGAGGGCATCCTCCCGTTCCGCGAGCAGACTCCGCGTGAAACGTACCGACCCGGCGATCGCATCGTTGCCTACGTGAAGGATATCGACCGCGAAGCCCGCGGCCCGCAGGTGATCCTCTCGCGCAGCGACCCGAAGTTGGTCGAAAAGTTGTTCGAGGCCGAGGTCCCCGAGATTTACGAGGGCATCGTGCGCATCGTGGCCTGCGCCCGAGAGCCGGGTGCGCGCTCGAAGATCGCCGTCACCAGCCGCGACGCGGACGTCGACCCGGTGGGGGCGTGCGTCGGCATGAAGGGCTCGCGCGTGCAAGCCGTGGTGCAGGAGCTGCGCGGTGAGAAGATCGACATCGTCCCCTACGACCGGGATCCGGCGCGCTTCGTGTGCGCCGCCATCCAGCCGGCGGAGGTCAACAAGGTCATCGTCGACGAGGCGGACGGGCGAATGGAGCTCGTGGTCCCCGACGAGAAGCTCTCGCTGGCCATTGGGCGCAAGGGACAGAACGTGCGCCTCGCTCACCACCTTACTGGCTGGCGTTTGGACATCATCAGCGAGTCGAAATTCAAGCAGATGGAGGAAGAGGCCATCAGCGCGCTGCAGCAGCTGGACATGGTGACCGAACCGGTCGCCCGCAGCATGTACCGCCTCGGATTCCGCGCCCTCGAGGAGCTGGCGGAGGCCACCGAGCAGGAGCTCGCGGCCATCCCGGGCCTGGGCGGCGAAGAAGGGGCGGCGCGTGTGCGCGAGGCCGCCGAGCAGACCATGGAGCGCCTGCGCCAAGCCCGCATCTCGGCGGCCCTCAATCGCACCGAGCCGCTCAGCGAGCGCGAGCGTTTCCTCTTCGTACGCGGGGTGGGGGAGCGGACCGCGCAGCTCCTCGAGGAGGCGGGCTACCGCAGCGTCGAGGACGTGAACAAGGAAGAAGAGGACAAGCTGGCCATCAAAACGGGCCTGGGCATCAAGAAGGCGCGGGTCATCAAGCAGGGCGCCGAACAGTTTCTTCAGAACGAGTGGAAAGTAATCGATTCCGCCCGTAAAGAAGCGGTCAAGGTCGCACAAGAGTCGAAGTCGGCTGCGGCCCCCGCCTCCAAGGCAAGTCTTTAG
- a CDS encoding ribosome maturation factor RimP, with translation MILPIVSAHGAELVDIELKTEQQGWVLRVYVEKLGSAEKRATTRDAAVNLELCAQIARDLSPALDVADPIPHHYHLEVSSPGVERPLRNERDFVRFAGEKARLKLKTATPEGQKVITGTLGEPKEGVVSVVDGPRTYDVSLDNVAAARLVFEFGPAPKPGKHSR, from the coding sequence GTGATTTTACCGATCGTGTCCGCTCACGGGGCGGAGCTGGTGGATATCGAGCTCAAGACGGAACAGCAGGGTTGGGTGCTCCGCGTCTACGTGGAGAAGCTGGGCAGCGCCGAAAAGCGCGCGACCACCCGGGACGCGGCCGTGAACCTGGAGCTCTGCGCTCAGATCGCGCGGGACTTGAGCCCTGCGCTCGATGTGGCTGACCCCATCCCGCACCATTACCATTTGGAGGTCAGCTCCCCCGGTGTCGAGCGACCGCTGCGCAACGAGCGCGACTTCGTACGTTTCGCGGGCGAAAAAGCCCGTTTGAAGTTGAAAACTGCAACCCCCGAAGGCCAGAAGGTGATCACGGGCACTCTGGGGGAGCCAAAGGAAGGAGTGGTATCCGTCGTCGACGGCCCACGTACATACGACGTATCGCTCGACAACGTCGCCGCCGCGCGACTGGTGTTCGAGTTCGGTCCAGCTCCGAAACCTGGCAAGCACTCTCGGTGA